A DNA window from Gorilla gorilla gorilla isolate KB3781 chromosome 19, NHGRI_mGorGor1-v2.1_pri, whole genome shotgun sequence contains the following coding sequences:
- the TMEM267 gene encoding transmembrane protein 267, giving the protein MASETEKTHALLQTCSTESLISSLGLGAFCLIADRLLHFSTIQQNDWLRALSDNAVHCVIGMWSWAVVTGIKKKTDFGEIILAGFLASVIDVDHFFLAGSMSLKAALTLPRRPFLHCSTVIPVVVLTLKFTMHLFKLKDSWCFLPWMLFISWTSHHIRDGIRHGLWICPFGKTSPLPFWLYVIITSSLPHICSFVMYLTGTRQMMSSKHGVHIDV; this is encoded by the exons ATGGCATCCGAGACTGAAAAGACCCATGCTTTACTGCAGACTTGTAGCACTGAATCTCTTATTTCCAGCCTTGGTCTGGGGGCATTTTGCCTCATAGCTGACAGActtcttcatttttccacaattcAGCAAAATGACTGGCTTCGTGCTCTCTCAGATAATGCAGTACATTGTGTAATTGGCATGTGGTCATGGGCGGTAGTCACTGGAATCAAGAAGAAGACTGACTTTGGAGAAATCATTTTAGCTGGATTTTTAGCCTCTGTTATTGATGTAGACCACTTTTTTCTAGCTGGATCCATGTCTTTAAAG GCTGCTTTGACTCTCCCGCGAAGACCTTTCCTTCACTGTTCTACTGTGATTCCCGTTGTGGTTCTGACCCTGAAATTTACTATGCACCTTTTCAAGCTCAAAGACTCATGGTGCTTTCTTCCCTGGATGTTATTTATATCCTGGACTTCACATCATATCCGAGATGGGATTCGTCATGGTTTGTGGATATGCCCGTTTGGAAAAACTTCTCCTTTGCCATTCTGGCtttatgtaataatcacatcatctTTACCTCACATCTGTTCATTCGTTATGTATTTAACAGGAACCAGACAAATGATGTCTTCAAAACATGGAGTTCATATTGATGTCTGA